The Melospiza georgiana isolate bMelGeo1 chromosome Z, bMelGeo1.pri, whole genome shotgun sequence genome contains a region encoding:
- the TESK1 gene encoding dual specificity testis-specific protein kinase 1 codes for MALGVLGGTDMEWEKLPRRPSEGEGEAAGPWPGCGRLRPSSYRALRSAVSTLARIDDFYCEKIGAGFFSEVFKVRHRQSGQIMVLKMNKLTSNRGNMLREVQLMNRLSHPNILRFMGVCVHQGQLHALTEYINGGNLEQLLDSPVPLSWSMRVKLALDIAHGLRYLHSKGIFHRDLTSKNCLVRCEASGYTAVVGDFGLAEKIPTYSEGSEKEPLAVVGSPYWMAPEVLRGEIYNEKADVFAYGIILCETIARVPADPDYLPRTEDFGLDVTTFRTMVGIDCPAAFLQLAFHCCSMEPTSRPSFLEITQCLERILQHQLGAEGARTTLFGIGESLPASGAAATLTGVARRSASHTEQSPLREPGTQHLQPDQRLSRSQSDMFPSKSPTLLQPLEPYSGARSKETSPRVNPFSQREDLKGGKIKLFDTPSKSVISLTFDLPPPAPLQLSNPVTPEPAVEVQCDFSAPASSPRKCHSLPSSPELTHRGGLELAMGSSHPSDDPQPPALLPPPGWGGAPSSKAEEQMDRGPDSSKPPQPGPLPLNSNFIRTSSSGTRAWQPDVRAPNGLLINNNHVMVSKPLAWGSGLEHGFSELSISCAAALERTERSAMLPGHSSGAMLEQDEVLPCPGCCLSPFSFASICHRPAPSPPRYQNLNCEAKSLICHDRGQHQKAPGPVLAEPSLKLPEAQS; via the exons ATGGCGCTGGGGGTGCTCGGCGGGACCGACATGGAGTGGGAGAAGCTGCCGCGGCGGCCCAGCGAGGGCGagggggaggcggcggggccgtgGCCGGGCTGCGGGCGGCTGCGGCCCTCCTCGTACCGGGCGCTGCGCAGCGCCGTCTCCACCCTGGCGCGCATCGACGACTTCTACTGCGAGAAGATCGGGGCCGGCTTCTTCTCCGAGGTCTTCAAG GTGCGGCACCGCCAGTCGGGGCAGATCATGGTGCTGAAGATGAACAAGCTGACCAGCAACCGGGGCAACATGCTGCGGGAGGTGCAGCTCATGAACCGCCTCTCGCACCCCAACATCCTCAG GTTCATGGGGGTATGTGTTCACCAGGGACAGCTGCATGCACTGACAGAG TACATCAACGGTGGgaacctggagcagctgctggacagccctgtgcccctctcCTGGTCCATGCGTGTCAAGCTGGCCCTCGACATCGCCCATGGCCTACGCTACCTGCACTCCAAGGGCATTTTCCACCGTGACCTCACCTCCAAG AACTGCCTGGTGCGCTGCGAGGCCAGTGGCTACACAGCTGTAGTGGGTGACTTCGGCTTGGCAGAAAAGATCCCCACCTACAG TGAGGGCAGCGAGAAGGAGCCGCTGGCCGTGGTGGGGTCCCCGTACTGGATGGCACCCGAGGTGCTGCGTGGGGAGATCTACAACGAGAAG gccGATGTGTTTGCATATGGCATCATCCTGTGTGAGACCATTGCTCGTGTGCCAGCTGACCCCGACTACCTGCCCCGCACTGAG GATTTTGGTCTGGACGTCACCACTTTCCGCACCATGGTGGGAATTGACTGCCCAGCGGCCTTCCTCCAGCTGGCTTttcactgctgcagt atGGAGCCCACCTCCCGCCCCTCATTCCTGGAAATCACGCAGTGCCTGGAGAGgatcctgcagcaccagctgggcGCCGAGGGTGCCAGGACCACCCTGTTTGGCATCGGGGAGAGTCTGCCTGcatctggagctgcagccacactcACTG GGGTGGCCAGGAGGTCAGCCAGCCACACCGAGCAGTCGCCCCTGCGTGAGCCGGGgacacagcacctgcagccagACCAGCGCCTGTCCCGCAGCCAGTCTGACATGTTCCCTTCCAAGTCACCCACCCTGCTGCAGCCGCTGGAGCCTTACAGCGGGGCCAGGTCCAAGGAGACGTCCCCCCGTGTCAACCCCTTCTCCCAGCGTGAGGACCTGAAGGGGGGGAAGATCAAGCTCTTTGACACGCCGAGCAAGTCGGTCATCTCGCTCACCTTCGACctgccgccccccgccccgctgcAGCTCAGCAACCCCGTGACGCCCGAGCCCGCCGTGGAGGTGCAGTGCGACTTCTCAGCGCCCGCCAGCAGCCCCCGCAAGTGCCACTCTCTGCCCTCTTCTCCCGAGCTGACCCACCGGGGGGGCCTGGAGCTGGCTATGGGGTCCTCTCATCCCTCTGACGACCCCCAGCCCCCCgccctccttcctcccccagggTGGGGAGGAGCCCCCAGCTCCAAGGCAGAGGAGCAGATGGACCGCGGCCCAGACAGCTCCAAGCCGCCGCAGCCCGGCCCGCTGCCCCTCAACAGCAACTTCATCCGCACCTCATCCTCGGGCACGCGGGCCTGGCAGCCAGACGTGCGGGCCCCCAACGGGCTCCTCATCAACAACAACCACGTGATGGTCAGCAAACCTCTGGCCTGGGGCAGTGGGCTGGAGCACGGCTTCTCTGAGCTCAGCATCTCCTGCGCAGCAGCGCTGGAGCGGACGGAGCGCTCGGCCatgctgcctgggcacagctccggtgccatgctggagcaggatgaAGTGCtaccctgccctggctgctgcctcagtCCCTTCAGCTTTGCCTCCATCTGCCACCGGCCAGCGCCCAGCCCGCCCCGCTACCAGAACCTCAACTGCGAGGCCAAAAGCCTCATCTGCCACGACCGGGGCCAACACCAGAAAGCCCCGGGGCCAGTGctggctgagcccagcctgaAGCTGCCGGAGGCGCAGTCCTAG